Within the Trachemys scripta elegans isolate TJP31775 chromosome 4, CAS_Tse_1.0, whole genome shotgun sequence genome, the region TGTCACACCTGACCCAGGATGGAGAGGAACCTTCCCTGTCCACAGTCTGTTCAGACCTCAGCTCCTCATGGAGGACTCAGGGAGGGGCAGATACCCTGGGGcattttggggatggggggttgtgacaatgcggttctggcggaacccaactgagagtgccaactcaggacagaTTGCTTNgacaccccatttgaccccctttataccagatttgggtgccactacaggaccttggttgcaacaatgatctatacggtcccagtttatgtcaataacgtcacaggggtCTCTATCAGGAAGGGAAATAAGACACTCAGTTGTAATGAGAAAGGACATTAGGCAGCGCTGCTACCATGTGGGTTagtggggaaaggccccatgtcccattccctcccttccccgcctccaagctagcccagtcccctgccctgaggctggaTCTGAGCCGGCACACCCTAGAGGGAAAAGCCCTGTGCCCCTCCAGTGGGAACCAAAATCACAGTCCTACGTTTGGACGTGTTGGCCACAATGCTTGTCACACACACAGGGCAAGGGGAGTTCAACAGACCCGCGACAGACCAGAGTGTCAGTGTCATCTATTTTGTAAAGAATATCAGGATTCTGGGGTCTGACTCCAGATCACGGACCTTGGGACCTGGTtcctgctgctctctgctcctcGAGGCTGGACTCTGCCATGCGGCTCTCATCCCTGGACATCTCCCACTCTGCCCTGCTGAACGAGATGTGACCCTATCAGGGGACTGAGTAGAGCTGGTGGTACCTGGCCAACCTGATCCAACACTTCCCCAGTTTCTGCCTCCTGGATGCCATCGGCCACCCCATCAGCTGGCGCCTCATGGACCCCTTTGGTACCATGGTGCATAGCtacaccctgccccagcactgtGGGCACGGCTACATGCAGGTGCTGATGAATGTCATGGTCAAGCAGATGCATGCACGGAGCTATCCCAGCTACTGCCATGTGGCCCTGGACTACCACCCCACAAAGAGGCTGCAGGAGAGGCAGGGCTTCCAGCGCCAGCCCAGCCTGTGCCACTTCATCCTCCACAACCCAGCGCTGGGCATGGCCCCTGCTGGAGCCCCCAGCCCAAGGGAGAGTGTTGGGCTTCTCCA harbors:
- the LOC117876564 gene encoding LOW QUALITY PROTEIN: glycine N-acyltransferase-like protein 3 (The sequence of the model RefSeq protein was modified relative to this genomic sequence to represent the inferred CDS: substituted 2 bases at 2 genomic stop codons), whose product is MTGDQRGIDDSDFYTTTYASFYWDVGAGPCRALLSTAGLQNGVYEASRNIMEAKEVHLEASRYFTYLHPRDLVSVPECQLDSAMRLSSLDISHSALLNEMXPYQGTEXSWWYLANLIQHFPSFCLLDAIGHPISWRLMDPFGTMVHSYTLPQHCGHGYMQVLMNVMVKQMHARSYPSYCHVALDYHPTKRLQERQGFQRQPSLCHFILHNPALGMAPAGAPSPRESVGLLQGSVLGPVGPITSPSSRPTGSALLPDP